From the Acidicapsa ligni genome, one window contains:
- a CDS encoding AAA family ATPase, which produces MPASLLIKDAQSPYNIGIVRESTTLTTASQQYWALRQVQVEAKIARFESTASTPDAELNWKKFCAGGFSFLDRLLRIASDRFEGPLRAQWNGNKHLARDAKRLFMADAIVEILIPFSHDPLQFVKLGPRSTAYETSTLKASDHTHFYELGKPYLGISWKSVCLFALTPSGQCVPLDTFYVDTPDGSRWSTDPVVPGVFASVAKEFGPNLKLIETQFAPFLSLLTRKRNLAREENALSRITNSVKVWDHLHLPEAQKIEILRAVELFERGDPAAPNGLLLTGPSGVGKSLLGKTIAETAGCNFQHLTPATLKLDHLGGSGRKVREIWEEARRNEPSILYLDECEGILGRRGAAETDIISTEIVQAFLSEWDGLDKSSRVWVIGATNRRDLLDDAILSRFGWEMQISLPSEENRILILQQELKDAGIEFPLSPELGPLTQGMSGRDLQELARAARRAAHPEIAGEEHLRAAIGKRRTGRNTQVSPQSRWVTLVIDPNTMNRLKLVCNLLRESDKWAAQGLSIPRALLLDGPSGTGKTEIARTLANESGLTFVAATTADVKANFLGHSGNRVKQLFDRARSNSPAILFLDELDIIAPNRSSVGGGDPLTDEIVGQLLQEIDGIQIHDSHVFLLAATNRPDAIDPAVRSRFEETLVIPLPDRNSRTRLISIFLGGKKLGFPLEDGAVLLADLSDGRGWSGRDLNNWIRSAEQKALIRALEAGGPEHYLIGLDDFD; this is translated from the coding sequence ATGCCTGCCTCATTGCTGATAAAAGATGCCCAATCGCCCTACAATATAGGTATTGTTCGGGAGTCGACTACTTTGACGACTGCTTCACAACAGTATTGGGCACTCCGGCAGGTGCAGGTAGAGGCTAAGATTGCTCGCTTTGAGTCAACCGCCTCCACCCCGGATGCGGAACTCAATTGGAAGAAGTTCTGCGCCGGAGGATTCTCGTTTCTGGATCGCCTCCTACGGATAGCTAGTGACCGCTTTGAAGGGCCGCTTCGGGCACAATGGAATGGAAATAAGCATCTTGCACGAGACGCCAAGCGACTATTTATGGCCGATGCGATTGTCGAGATTCTGATTCCGTTCTCTCATGACCCCCTCCAGTTCGTGAAGCTCGGTCCACGCTCTACAGCGTATGAAACTAGTACATTGAAGGCTTCTGACCATACCCACTTCTATGAGCTTGGAAAGCCCTATCTTGGAATCTCATGGAAGAGTGTTTGCCTGTTTGCTCTGACCCCCAGCGGACAATGTGTACCGCTGGATACGTTTTATGTCGATACTCCAGACGGCAGTAGATGGTCCACTGATCCGGTCGTGCCCGGAGTATTTGCAAGTGTCGCCAAGGAATTCGGTCCTAACCTGAAGTTGATCGAAACTCAGTTTGCGCCGTTTCTGAGCCTACTCACACGGAAGCGGAACTTGGCGAGAGAGGAAAATGCCCTCTCTCGAATAACAAACTCAGTGAAAGTTTGGGATCACCTTCATCTGCCTGAAGCGCAAAAAATTGAAATACTCCGCGCAGTGGAACTTTTCGAGAGAGGTGACCCGGCAGCGCCAAACGGGTTGCTTCTCACTGGACCGTCTGGAGTTGGAAAGTCTCTACTTGGAAAGACCATCGCGGAGACCGCAGGTTGCAACTTTCAGCATCTGACGCCAGCGACACTCAAGCTGGATCACCTTGGAGGAAGTGGACGCAAAGTGCGCGAAATATGGGAGGAGGCTCGACGAAATGAGCCATCTATTCTTTACCTCGATGAGTGTGAGGGAATACTCGGACGCCGGGGCGCCGCTGAGACAGACATAATTTCTACCGAGATCGTCCAGGCTTTTCTTTCCGAATGGGACGGCCTGGATAAAAGCTCTCGAGTCTGGGTAATTGGGGCGACCAACCGCAGGGATCTCCTGGACGACGCCATTCTCTCTCGATTCGGGTGGGAAATGCAGATCAGTCTGCCTTCAGAGGAGAACCGCATTCTCATCCTCCAACAGGAACTAAAGGATGCGGGTATCGAATTCCCATTGTCTCCCGAACTCGGACCTCTGACGCAAGGAATGAGCGGTCGAGACCTTCAGGAACTTGCCCGTGCTGCGCGACGTGCCGCTCATCCGGAAATAGCCGGGGAAGAACACCTGCGGGCTGCGATCGGTAAGCGGAGAACGGGACGTAATACTCAGGTTTCGCCCCAGTCCCGATGGGTCACATTAGTTATCGATCCGAACACGATGAACCGACTGAAGCTCGTTTGCAACCTCCTGCGAGAGTCTGACAAATGGGCAGCACAAGGTTTGTCGATTCCTCGCGCACTCCTCCTCGACGGTCCTTCCGGGACGGGCAAGACGGAGATTGCAAGAACCCTTGCAAACGAGAGCGGACTGACGTTCGTGGCGGCGACGACTGCGGACGTCAAAGCCAACTTCCTTGGACATAGCGGCAATCGGGTCAAACAACTCTTCGATCGAGCGCGATCGAATTCGCCTGCCATCCTGTTTCTCGACGAACTCGATATCATCGCCCCTAACCGATCGAGCGTCGGCGGAGGCGATCCCTTGACTGATGAAATCGTGGGGCAACTCCTCCAGGAGATAGATGGGATCCAGATTCATGACAGTCATGTCTTCCTTTTGGCAGCAACCAATCGGCCTGACGCGATCGATCCGGCTGTACGGAGCAGGTTTGAGGAGACTCTGGTCATTCCATTGCCGGACAGGAACAGCCGTACACGGTTGATCTCGATTTTCCTAGGCGGCAAGAAGCTCGGGTTTCCGCTCGAAGATGGGGCGGTCCTGCTGGCCGACTTGTCCGATGGCAGAGGTTGGAGCGGGCGGGACCTGAACAACTGGATTCGCTCGGCTGAACAGAAGGCCCTGATACGTGCTCTCGAAGCTGGCGGCCCGGAACATTACTTAATAGGGCTCGACGACTTCGACTGA
- a CDS encoding class I SAM-dependent methyltransferase, producing the protein MRNVARIKLGYYPLPPSEGERLRGLLKFPTEGASVLDPCAGTGAALHQLTEGAIVERFAIELDADRAQRATEAGITTVHGNLFDVQAKSGSFSFLYLNPPYDSEVAAFGNKRMELLFLQRTFRWLVPGGILLMVVPHAQLEDCTDLLSDAFSRFQVFRLTDPESERFDQVALIAVRTRVSGADYEKNREFLISTIWQKSLPLLTGEEPPYNVPPSASAELFYRGLPLDEVEGLVLSSAAWNKTRSFLLPKEESSVGRPITPLHGGHVGLLCTAGLLNGVFGTEQERHIARWRTVKYVTTFEEKIDGFTEVHKRERFSNELALVYEDGRTLVLTDEKKKENKDAERTSEARAA; encoded by the coding sequence ATGCGCAATGTTGCTCGTATCAAACTCGGATACTATCCGCTTCCACCATCGGAGGGAGAGCGTCTCAGAGGTTTGCTGAAGTTTCCTACTGAGGGAGCTTCTGTGTTGGATCCCTGTGCCGGCACCGGCGCAGCGCTCCATCAGCTTACGGAAGGAGCTATCGTCGAGCGATTCGCAATCGAACTGGACGCGGACAGAGCTCAGCGTGCGACTGAGGCGGGCATCACCACCGTTCACGGCAATCTCTTCGATGTGCAGGCTAAATCAGGGAGTTTCTCATTTCTTTACCTCAATCCACCTTATGACTCCGAGGTTGCTGCTTTTGGTAACAAGCGCATGGAACTGCTCTTTCTGCAGCGAACGTTTCGCTGGCTTGTTCCGGGTGGCATCTTGCTCATGGTCGTCCCTCACGCTCAACTCGAGGATTGCACCGATCTTCTGTCCGACGCATTCAGCCGGTTTCAGGTATTTCGACTGACTGACCCGGAATCAGAGCGCTTTGATCAGGTCGCCTTGATCGCCGTGCGCACTCGTGTCAGCGGCGCGGATTATGAGAAGAACCGAGAGTTCCTCATATCGACGATCTGGCAAAAATCCCTGCCTCTTCTTACGGGCGAAGAGCCGCCCTATAACGTGCCCCCATCTGCCTCCGCAGAGCTGTTCTATCGAGGGCTTCCTCTGGACGAAGTAGAAGGCCTCGTCTTGTCATCGGCCGCATGGAACAAGACGCGCTCTTTTCTTCTTCCGAAGGAAGAGTCCTCTGTGGGGCGGCCGATCACTCCTCTGCATGGGGGACACGTTGGCTTGCTTTGTACGGCAGGTCTGCTTAACGGTGTCTTCGGTACTGAACAAGAACGCCACATCGCTCGATGGAGGACCGTGAAGTACGTCACCACCTTCGAAGAGAAGATCGACGGTTTCACCGAAGTGCACAAGCGAGAGCGGTTCTCGAACGAACTGGCACTCGTCTATGAGGACGGACGGACGCTGGTGCTCACCGATGAGAAAAAGAAGGAGAACAAGGATGCAGAACGCACATCTGAGGCTCGGGCGGCTTGA
- a CDS encoding helicase-related protein has protein sequence MDTYHDYLRTYSAELGTRIVEMYPPLQGPKDPIAPALKGLLRKPLPAQAMTITGAAKYLQMEDSVRLVGECGTGKTLMSIGIAHAHADGKPYSTLVMCPPHLVLKWAREVLITVPRARAFVIYDLRNGGDPSKPHGVVEVGMRNGHAVARGLKTSVSELRKMKRKGWRKLCSGPAYFIVSKETGKLSYFWKHAYTVPKSGSSRTCVTNPDTGAVVPNPEGGHLLKADFDEVKYSEQIMRPGGTTNYSPLWEADRSKIQRVAPLEYIGRYMKRFFDYSFADELHQLANDTAQGNNLSVLRRCARKLIGNTGTLMGGYASDLFHILYRMEPWKMVEAGYEAGNQGQTDFQSTYGVLEAIEKIPDADKACTRSAKSTVRLSKKPGASPLLFGKFLMSSTVFVSLEDIADFLPPYEESVCEVALDPELRKAYTKIQEDIQKALQANRGNRSLMSLMLHRLMLYPDHPFGIGEIWGKRFDPKVNRLVPFLVTTAPDLPKDDLYAKERKLIEDIREELRQGRRCQVFATFTGEHDVPERLQSVLQQAGFRVAVLRSSVPTLKREQWYEKQVKEGAEVIIAHPKLVETGLDLLWFPTIYFYETGYSLHTLRQASRRSWRIGQRLDVRVKFLIYDETTQRTCLRLMGRKMLVALMMEGKFSGEGLHSMDADDDMLAAMARELVEKGGVGESADAVWGELRRERAAQLTAAPAAPSLPAFEMDTDTDDLFAGIHKTSAAPAPGPVLVHSQPKKKKEPLWPTGYVIGDQMRLFG, from the coding sequence GTGGATACCTACCATGATTACCTTCGCACCTATAGTGCAGAACTCGGGACACGCATCGTTGAGATGTATCCGCCGCTGCAAGGTCCGAAGGATCCTATCGCACCCGCGCTGAAGGGTCTTCTGCGAAAGCCATTACCGGCCCAGGCGATGACAATCACGGGAGCCGCGAAGTACCTGCAAATGGAAGACTCGGTCCGACTCGTTGGCGAATGTGGGACCGGGAAGACTCTGATGTCCATCGGGATTGCCCACGCCCATGCGGACGGCAAGCCTTATTCGACGCTGGTCATGTGTCCACCCCATCTCGTACTGAAGTGGGCCCGCGAGGTGCTCATCACCGTCCCGCGAGCGCGCGCCTTCGTCATCTATGATCTGCGCAACGGCGGTGATCCCTCCAAACCACACGGTGTCGTGGAAGTCGGCATGCGCAATGGACACGCCGTCGCCAGAGGTCTCAAGACGAGCGTCTCAGAGCTGCGGAAGATGAAACGCAAAGGCTGGCGCAAGCTGTGCTCTGGTCCGGCATACTTCATCGTCAGCAAGGAGACCGGCAAACTCAGCTACTTTTGGAAGCATGCGTATACAGTTCCGAAGTCTGGGAGTTCGCGTACCTGCGTCACGAATCCAGATACAGGCGCGGTCGTTCCCAACCCGGAAGGTGGCCATCTCCTTAAAGCAGACTTCGACGAGGTGAAGTACTCGGAGCAGATCATGCGCCCGGGCGGAACAACCAACTACTCTCCCTTGTGGGAGGCGGACCGATCGAAGATTCAGCGAGTAGCGCCGCTTGAGTACATTGGCCGCTACATGAAACGTTTCTTCGACTACTCCTTCGCCGACGAATTGCACCAACTCGCGAACGACACCGCACAAGGGAATAATCTCTCTGTCCTGCGGCGTTGTGCCCGCAAGCTCATCGGAAACACCGGCACCCTAATGGGAGGGTATGCGTCCGACCTTTTCCACATCCTTTATCGGATGGAGCCCTGGAAGATGGTAGAAGCCGGTTACGAGGCAGGCAATCAGGGGCAGACTGACTTCCAGTCAACCTATGGAGTGCTTGAGGCGATCGAGAAGATCCCGGACGCCGACAAGGCCTGCACTCGTTCCGCCAAAAGCACGGTGCGTCTCTCGAAGAAGCCAGGCGCTTCGCCTCTGCTCTTCGGGAAGTTCCTAATGAGCTCGACTGTCTTTGTTTCGCTTGAAGACATTGCCGACTTTCTACCGCCCTATGAGGAGAGCGTCTGCGAGGTTGCCCTCGATCCAGAACTCCGCAAGGCTTATACCAAGATTCAGGAAGACATCCAGAAGGCACTCCAGGCGAACCGCGGGAACCGCAGCCTGATGAGTCTCATGCTGCACCGCCTGATGCTGTATCCGGATCATCCTTTTGGTATCGGAGAGATCTGGGGCAAGCGGTTCGATCCCAAAGTCAATCGACTCGTGCCGTTTCTCGTTACGACCGCGCCCGATCTTCCGAAGGACGATTTGTACGCGAAGGAACGTAAGCTAATCGAAGACATTCGGGAAGAACTGCGACAGGGCAGACGGTGCCAGGTCTTTGCAACCTTCACTGGGGAACACGATGTCCCAGAACGGCTTCAGAGCGTGCTGCAACAGGCAGGCTTTCGCGTTGCCGTTCTGCGCTCCAGCGTACCCACTCTCAAGCGAGAGCAATGGTATGAGAAGCAGGTAAAGGAGGGAGCGGAAGTCATCATCGCCCATCCGAAGCTGGTCGAGACTGGACTCGACCTGCTGTGGTTCCCGACGATCTACTTCTATGAGACGGGTTACTCGCTTCACACGTTGCGGCAGGCGTCGCGCAGGTCATGGCGCATCGGCCAGCGGCTCGATGTCCGGGTGAAGTTCCTTATCTATGACGAGACAACACAGCGCACCTGCCTTCGACTGATGGGCAGGAAGATGCTTGTGGCGCTCATGATGGAAGGTAAGTTCTCCGGAGAAGGACTCCACTCGATGGATGCCGATGACGACATGCTTGCCGCGATGGCGCGTGAGTTGGTCGAGAAAGGCGGCGTGGGCGAATCTGCCGATGCCGTCTGGGGTGAATTGCGTCGAGAACGGGCTGCACAGTTAACTGCCGCACCCGCTGCTCCTTCGCTTCCTGCGTTCGAGATGGATACAGACACCGACGATTTGTTCGCTGGTATCCACAAAACATCCGCTGCGCCCGCTCCTGGGCCTGTGCTGGTGCATTCGCAGCCGAAGAAGAAGAAAGAGCCTCTGTGGCCGACAGGGTATGTCATCGGGGATCAGATGCGACTCTTCGGCTAA
- a CDS encoding TolC family protein, whose protein sequence is MNVVPLLTATLVLTAAFSAFGQTPEVSTPTPLSQLLAEAGANNPQISAANYGVRAARQMAPQVTTLPDPKFTYQQFSVGSPKPFAGYTNSDFSYIGVGASQELPYPGKLRARGTVADRDADTKQAEVEVTKSGIADVVKADYLQLAYLQQTLGILRQNETVLDQLIQDATAHYQVGQGMQQDVLQAQVNRTKIVKEITMHHQQMGEIQAHLKGLLNRDQSSPDIVTEDLTATPIQRTSEELLAMVRQSNPQIQVDASSIRRQDAQVASAKREGKPDFEVGYLYENTDRKYRDYYMFSFDVRLPRRKRVDAEIAEATERRSESQRTLDAHLQQQLAEVQQGYVKATSDDELLKEYKEGLIPQSDAAFRATLSAYASNREEFIHVLSYFTDTLNLKLEYAQTLVDHEAALAHLETLTGATLR, encoded by the coding sequence ATGAACGTGGTCCCTTTGTTGACCGCCACGCTTGTGCTGACCGCCGCGTTTTCTGCTTTTGGGCAGACGCCGGAGGTGAGCACTCCCACACCCTTGTCCCAGCTTTTAGCTGAGGCCGGGGCAAACAACCCACAAATCTCCGCCGCCAATTATGGCGTGCGAGCGGCCCGGCAAATGGCACCGCAGGTGACTACGTTGCCGGACCCGAAGTTCACCTACCAGCAGTTCAGTGTGGGCAGCCCGAAGCCGTTTGCTGGGTACACCAACAGCGACTTTTCCTACATCGGTGTCGGAGCGTCGCAGGAATTGCCCTATCCAGGGAAACTGCGGGCGCGAGGGACCGTAGCCGATCGTGATGCTGACACCAAGCAAGCCGAGGTTGAAGTTACGAAGTCCGGCATCGCCGATGTGGTAAAGGCTGACTATCTTCAGTTGGCTTATCTGCAACAGACACTCGGAATCCTGCGACAAAACGAAACGGTGCTTGACCAGCTTATTCAGGATGCAACGGCCCACTATCAAGTGGGCCAGGGAATGCAGCAGGATGTCCTGCAGGCGCAGGTGAACCGGACGAAGATCGTGAAAGAGATCACGATGCACCATCAGCAGATGGGAGAGATACAGGCCCATCTCAAAGGGCTGCTTAATCGGGATCAGAGTTCGCCGGACATTGTTACGGAAGACCTGACCGCTACTCCGATCCAACGGACCTCCGAGGAGCTTCTTGCGATGGTCCGGCAGAGCAACCCCCAGATCCAGGTCGATGCAAGCTCCATTCGGAGACAGGATGCGCAGGTGGCGTCCGCCAAGCGTGAGGGCAAGCCGGACTTCGAGGTCGGTTATCTCTACGAGAACACCGACCGCAAGTACCGGGACTATTACATGTTCTCCTTCGATGTGCGTCTTCCTCGCAGGAAGCGTGTCGATGCAGAGATTGCAGAGGCCACAGAGAGACGCTCCGAATCGCAACGGACACTCGACGCGCATCTGCAACAGCAACTCGCAGAGGTGCAGCAAGGCTATGTCAAAGCAACCAGCGATGACGAGCTATTGAAGGAATACAAGGAAGGTCTGATCCCGCAATCCGACGCAGCCTTTCGAGCGACATTGAGCGCCTACGCCTCCAACCGCGAGGAGTTCATTCATGTTCTTTCTTACTTCACCGACACCCTCAACCTGAAACTCGAATACGCGCAGACCCTCGTGGATCACGAAGCCGCCTTGGCCCATCTCGAAACTCTGACAGGAGCGACACTGCGATGA